Part of the Sodalinema gerasimenkoae IPPAS B-353 genome is shown below.
ATCCACTTCCAGATACACCTTTCCTTCTCCCTCTGCCTTGTATTTGAGCATCGCCGAAAATATTCCCCACCCCACGTCACTTATCGCTTTCGCGAGGCTATGGTTCTTGACCATGTTTTTGACCGCTAGATTTTCCACCACAATCACTTGGTTCTCGTTGACTATCTTGCGGGATAGCTTGTGGAGAAAATCGGCTCTAGAATTGGCAATCTTGCTGTGAACCCGTGCCACGAGCCGTCTGGCTTTTTGACGAGAGTTCGACCCTTGTTGCTTCCTCGAAAGTTTTCGCTGTTTGCGTTTGAGGTTACGCTCGTGCTTTTTGAGGTGACGGGGATTGTTGTATTTCTCACCGTCAGAAGTTACCGCAAAATGCTTCAACCCCAGATCGATGCCGATGGCTTTGCCGTCGGCACTGGGTTCGGGTTTTTCCGAACCGTCGTCGATCATAATTGAAGCGTGATAGCGTCCGTCAGGATGGCGACTGACGGTTACGGTTTTGATTGGCCCCTCAAACCAGCGATGAACCCGACAGTACACTTCTCCGATTTTGGGAAGGTGTAACTGATCGCCTTCGAGTTTAACGTTTTGGGGGTATTGAAGAGATTGCCGTTTGTGCTTACTCTTGAAACGTGGGTAGCGAGCGCGTCCCTCAAAGAAGTTGACAAATGCTCTCGATAGGTTGAGTACCGAACTTTGCAAACATTGAGAATAGGTTTCTCCAAGCCACTCTAATTCTTGCTTCCACTGGGGAAGCATTTTTTTAAGGTCGTAACCCGAGATGCCTTTCCCGGTTTGTCGGTAGGCTTCCGTCGTCAGTTGCAGAGAACGGTTCCACACCAAGCGGCAGCAGCCAAAGGCTTTCGCCAAGGCAACGGACTGCTCTGGGGTGGGATAAATTCTCAGCTTAACGACTTTCATTAGTGCGATTAATAATCGTGTTAAACTTAGCCTAACAGATTGATTTGTTGATCCGCAACCTTGCCGCTCGGCTATCATCCCGACGCCGAGCGTAGTCGAGGTGCGGGGCTTCCCGCCGAGAAGCTAATTTAGACCCTTTTTGTTAGCCAATTGCCATGGCAATGACTGAGAATGATGACTGTGAATGCTGCTGAGTCTGAACATACCCAAAGCCGTAAAGCGGATCACCTTCGGATTTGTCTGGAGGATGATGTGGACTTTCGGGAGACTCGTACTGGGTTAGAACGCTATCGCTTCCGGCATTGCTGTCTACCCGAACTGGATTTGGCGGAAATTGACTTAAAGACCTCCTTTTTAGGGAAATCTCTCCAGTCTCCCCTGCTGATTTCCTCGATGACTGGAGGAACGGAACAGGCTAAACGGATTAACCAACGCTTGGCAGAAGTCGCCCAGGCCCAAGGGTTGGCGATGGGGGTGGGATCGCAACGGGTGGCGGTGGAAAATCCTGATCTCAGTCATACCTTTGATGTGCGATCGCAGGCCCCGGATGTTCTCCTGTTTGCCAATCTCGGGGCGGTACAGTTGAACTATGGCTATGGAGTGGATCAATGTCAGCGGGCGATCGCCATGCTCGAAGCTGATGCCCTGATTCTGCATATTAACCCCCTTCAGGAGGCGGTTCAAAGTGATGGGGATCAGAATTTCAAAGGATTGCTTGACAAAATAAAGAGGCTGTGCTACTTGATTCCCATTCCGGTCATTGCCAAAGAAGTGGGCAATGGCATTTCTGGGGAGATGGCACGACGCTTGATTGAGGTGGGGGTTCAGGCCATTGACGTGGCCGGTGCGGGGGGGACGTCTTGGGCCAACGTGGAAGGGAAACGGGCCCAGGATCTCCGTCAGCGTCGTTTGGGGGCGTTGTTTTCCGATTGGGGCATTCCCACAGCGGACTGTCTGGTGCAGGTGCGATCGCAGGCTCCCGAGATTCCCCTAATTGCCTCGGGGGGCTTACGCAACGGTTTAGATATCGCGAAAACCCTAGCCCTGGGAGCTGACTTGGCCGGCTTAGCTAGCCCCTTTCTCAAAGCTGCTGCCGACTCTCCCAAGACCTTGAATCAACTGGTGGACTTACTCAACAGCGAACTGGCCACGGTCTTATTTTGCACCGGCAACCGCAACATCAAGGAATTAAAAGGCAGCAATAGCTTGGACACCCTAGAATAAGGACAGCCGTTTAACTCTGACTGCCAACGTCATGCGTGATTTTCTCAAAAATGTTGTTGCTACCGTCGCTGGACTGATTCTCTTTTCTGCAATTGGCGTTGGAGGGTTAGCAATTTTACTCATTACCGCCTCTTTACAAGCCCCTCGCGGCCCCGAAGTGAAGGAAGATTCAGTTCTGGTGTTGGATTTGGGCTTGAATATCCAAGATAGCCGCGCCCTAGCTACCCCCGGCCAA
Proteins encoded:
- a CDS encoding RNA-guided endonuclease InsQ/TnpB family protein, giving the protein MKVVKLRIYPTPEQSVALAKAFGCCRLVWNRSLQLTTEAYRQTGKGISGYDLKKMLPQWKQELEWLGETYSQCLQSSVLNLSRAFVNFFEGRARYPRFKSKHKRQSLQYPQNVKLEGDQLHLPKIGEVYCRVHRWFEGPIKTVTVSRHPDGRYHASIMIDDGSEKPEPSADGKAIGIDLGLKHFAVTSDGEKYNNPRHLKKHERNLKRKQRKLSRKQQGSNSRQKARRLVARVHSKIANSRADFLHKLSRKIVNENQVIVVENLAVKNMVKNHSLAKAISDVGWGIFSAMLKYKAEGEGKVYLEVDRFFPSTHLCSETLLPLPQMGLDVRSFECPQCGKIHDRDLNAAINLKNEGLRIWASGTGASASGGNVRPKRGRIRSMLSEAIPDKTGSPRCTRSGTASGSSR
- the fni gene encoding type 2 isopentenyl-diphosphate Delta-isomerase, with amino-acid sequence MTVNAAESEHTQSRKADHLRICLEDDVDFRETRTGLERYRFRHCCLPELDLAEIDLKTSFLGKSLQSPLLISSMTGGTEQAKRINQRLAEVAQAQGLAMGVGSQRVAVENPDLSHTFDVRSQAPDVLLFANLGAVQLNYGYGVDQCQRAIAMLEADALILHINPLQEAVQSDGDQNFKGLLDKIKRLCYLIPIPVIAKEVGNGISGEMARRLIEVGVQAIDVAGAGGTSWANVEGKRAQDLRQRRLGALFSDWGIPTADCLVQVRSQAPEIPLIASGGLRNGLDIAKTLALGADLAGLASPFLKAAADSPKTLNQLVDLLNSELATVLFCTGNRNIKELKGSNSLDTLE